Proteins encoded within one genomic window of Pararhizobium capsulatum DSM 1112:
- a CDS encoding ATP-binding cassette domain-containing protein, with protein sequence MANEPIISARGLVKRYGRVTALDNADFDLYKGEILAVIGDNGAGKSSLIKAISGAIHPDEGEIRLDGQIVNFRSPIEARKAGIETVYQNLALSPALSISDNMFLGREIRKPGPLGSIFRMLDHAAMDKISRDKLSELGLMTIQNINQAVETLSGGQRQGVAVARAAAFGSKVIILDEPTAALGVKESRKVLELILDVRRRGLPIVLISHNMPHVFEVADRIHIHRLGKRLCVINPKDYTMSDAVAFMTGAKVPPEAMAA encoded by the coding sequence ATGGCAAACGAACCCATCATCTCAGCGCGTGGTCTGGTCAAGCGCTACGGGCGGGTCACCGCCCTCGATAACGCGGATTTCGATCTCTACAAGGGCGAAATTCTGGCGGTTATCGGTGACAACGGTGCCGGAAAATCCTCGCTCATCAAGGCGATCTCCGGAGCCATACACCCCGACGAAGGAGAGATCAGGCTCGACGGTCAGATCGTCAACTTCCGCTCGCCGATCGAAGCCCGGAAGGCAGGGATCGAAACCGTCTATCAAAACCTGGCGCTGTCGCCGGCACTGTCGATTTCCGACAATATGTTTCTTGGACGGGAAATCCGCAAACCGGGTCCGCTGGGCAGCATCTTTCGGATGCTCGATCATGCGGCGATGGACAAGATTTCCCGCGACAAGCTGTCCGAACTCGGCCTGATGACCATTCAAAACATCAATCAGGCGGTGGAAACGCTTTCCGGCGGTCAACGTCAGGGGGTGGCGGTGGCGCGTGCCGCAGCCTTTGGCTCGAAGGTCATCATCCTGGACGAACCAACGGCAGCGCTCGGCGTCAAGGAATCGCGAAAGGTTCTGGAACTGATCCTCGACGTGCGCCGACGTGGCCTGCCGATCGTGCTTATTTCGCACAACATGCCGCATGTGTTCGAGGTTGCCGATCGCATCCATATCCACCGGCTCGGCAAGCGGCTCTGCGTCATCAATCCGAAGGACTACACAATGTCGGATGCCGTCGCCTTCATGACGGGCGCCAAGGTGCCACCGGAGGCTATGGCTGCATGA
- a CDS encoding nucleoside triphosphate hydrolase: MTPAGIADRILEEAGDASRLLVAIAGPPGAGKSTLADALDAELLRRGERSVVLPMDGFHMDNGILEARGLLPRKGAPETFDVRAFDDILRAVRKGGEEVLVPVFDRDRELAIASARAIAVETRIILVEGNYLLLDETPWSRLADIFDLSIFVGPSADVLEERLRARWVHYGLDEAAIHWKLHGNDLPNGRRIIENSRKADISLEIFETG, from the coding sequence ATGACGCCGGCTGGCATCGCCGATCGCATTCTTGAAGAGGCAGGCGATGCCAGCCGTTTGCTCGTCGCCATTGCCGGCCCTCCCGGGGCCGGCAAGTCCACGCTTGCCGATGCGCTCGATGCCGAGCTTCTGCGGCGGGGTGAACGCTCCGTGGTCCTGCCGATGGACGGCTTCCATATGGACAACGGCATTCTCGAAGCGCGTGGTCTGCTGCCGCGCAAGGGCGCCCCGGAAACGTTTGATGTCCGGGCCTTCGACGATATCCTGCGCGCCGTCCGCAAGGGTGGGGAAGAGGTGCTGGTGCCGGTTTTCGACCGGGATCGCGAACTGGCAATCGCGTCGGCTCGCGCCATTGCGGTGGAAACCCGGATCATCCTTGTCGAGGGCAATTATCTGCTGCTCGATGAAACGCCTTGGTCGCGACTTGCGGATATCTTCGATCTCTCGATCTTCGTCGGGCCTTCCGCCGATGTACTGGAAGAGCGATTACGCGCCCGGTGGGTCCATTATGGTCTCGATGAAGCGGCCATTCACTGGAAGCTTCATGGCAACGACCTGCCGAATGGCAGGCGGATCATCGAGAACTCCCGCAAGGCCGATATTTCCCTGGAAATATTCGAGACCGGCTGA
- the pyrC gene encoding dihydroorotase has translation MNASRLTIRRPDDWHLHLRDGGMLKGVIGDTARDFARAIIMPNLVPPVVTTAEARAYRERIMDALAPGDRFEPLMTLYLTEGTNPDDVEEGKTSGLITAVKFYPAGATTNSHGGVRDIDKAMPVLERMAKIGLPLCVHGEVTTPEVDIFDREAVFIETVLDPLRKRLPELKVTMEHVTTSDGIDYIKASKANLAGSITTHHLIINRNAILVGGIRPHYYCLPVAKRESHRLALRAAATSGDSRFFLGTDSAPHVDPLKECACGCAGIYTSINTMSCLAHVFEQEDALDRLEAFTSLNGPAWYGLAPNEETMTLEKKAEVVSFPAKIETEAGTVTVFDPMFPLHWDVVRDGAN, from the coding sequence ATGAATGCGTCCCGCCTGACGATCCGCCGCCCCGATGACTGGCATCTGCATCTGCGCGACGGCGGCATGCTGAAGGGCGTGATCGGCGATACGGCCCGCGACTTCGCCCGTGCGATCATCATGCCAAATCTCGTCCCGCCGGTTGTGACGACCGCCGAGGCGAGGGCTTACCGCGAGCGTATCATGGACGCGCTTGCCCCCGGCGATCGCTTCGAGCCGCTGATGACGCTCTATCTGACCGAAGGCACGAACCCCGACGACGTCGAAGAGGGCAAGACGTCCGGCCTGATCACCGCCGTCAAGTTTTACCCGGCTGGTGCCACGACCAACTCCCATGGCGGTGTGCGCGATATCGACAAGGCCATGCCTGTACTGGAGCGCATGGCGAAGATCGGCCTGCCTCTTTGCGTCCATGGCGAGGTGACGACGCCGGAGGTCGATATCTTCGACCGTGAAGCCGTCTTTATCGAAACCGTGCTCGATCCCTTGCGCAAGCGCCTGCCGGAGCTGAAGGTGACGATGGAGCACGTCACCACCAGCGACGGCATCGACTATATCAAGGCGTCGAAGGCGAACCTTGCCGGCTCGATCACCACCCATCACCTGATCATCAACCGCAACGCCATCCTCGTTGGCGGCATCCGGCCGCATTACTACTGCCTGCCGGTCGCCAAGCGCGAAAGCCACCGGCTGGCGTTGCGTGCGGCTGCCACCTCGGGCGACAGCCGTTTCTTCCTCGGAACAGACAGCGCTCCGCATGTCGATCCGCTGAAGGAATGCGCCTGCGGCTGCGCCGGCATCTATACCTCGATCAACACCATGAGCTGCCTTGCCCATGTGTTCGAACAAGAGGACGCACTGGACAGACTGGAGGCCTTCACCTCGCTGAATGGTCCGGCCTGGTATGGCCTCGCGCCGAACGAAGAGACGATGACCCTGGAGAAGAAGGCGGAGGTCGTCAGTTTCCCGGCCAAGATCGAGACGGAGGCGGGTACGGTTACCGTCTTTGATCCGATGTTCCCGCTGCATTGGGATGTCGTTCGCGATGGTGCGAACTAG
- a CDS encoding glyoxalase superfamily protein — MRDFRDAKLMAKVLKQAFADRNTPLSHSEALEIVADQFGCEQWNILAAKIESGDKPAAVGSEGIGILPPIPIFRIFDVDKAMEFYCGFLGFEVDWEHRFGDNFPLYCQVSREDMLLHLSEHAGDATPGARCFVRVENAAKLQAELAAKNYRYMKPGLEKQPCGFEVGVIDPFNNRLTFCQQQGQNQEDNQTR, encoded by the coding sequence ATGCGCGATTTTCGCGATGCGAAACTGATGGCCAAGGTGCTGAAGCAGGCCTTTGCCGACCGCAATACACCCCTTTCCCACAGCGAAGCCCTCGAGATCGTTGCCGATCAGTTCGGCTGCGAGCAGTGGAATATTCTGGCTGCGAAAATAGAGTCGGGCGACAAGCCGGCCGCTGTCGGGAGCGAGGGGATCGGCATCCTGCCGCCGATTCCGATCTTCCGCATTTTTGACGTCGACAAGGCGATGGAGTTCTACTGCGGTTTCCTCGGTTTCGAGGTCGATTGGGAGCACCGCTTCGGCGATAATTTTCCGCTCTATTGCCAGGTTTCCCGGGAAGACATGCTTTTGCACCTGAGCGAACATGCGGGCGATGCGACGCCCGGCGCACGCTGCTTCGTGCGGGTCGAAAATGCTGCCAAACTACAGGCCGAGCTTGCCGCCAAGAACTATCGTTATATGAAGCCGGGACTTGAAAAACAGCCCTGCGGCTTTGAGGTCGGGGTGATCGATCCATTTAACAACCGGCTCACCTTCTGCCAGCAGCAGGGCCAGAATCAGGAAGACAATCAAACGAGGTAA
- a CDS encoding orotate phosphoribosyltransferase, giving the protein MIQTSFTDKAVMAELVAKMLWEIKAVHFRADQPYKLASGMASPVYIDCRKLISYPRIRSTVMDFAAATILRDAGFEQFDVVAGGETAGIPFAAMLAERLALPMIYVRKAPKGHGRNAQIEGLMPEGARVLVIEDLTTAGGSMFKFIDAIRLAGGIVDHGIALFYYDIFPEARGQMKDKGVTLHNIATWRNVLAVAKEQKLFDEKTLSEVEAFLNAPLEWSGRNGGVSAIATA; this is encoded by the coding sequence ATGATCCAGACATCCTTCACCGACAAGGCCGTGATGGCCGAACTCGTCGCCAAGATGCTGTGGGAAATCAAGGCGGTGCATTTCCGCGCCGACCAGCCGTACAAGCTTGCCTCGGGCATGGCGAGCCCTGTCTATATCGATTGCCGCAAGCTGATTTCATATCCGCGCATTCGCTCCACCGTCATGGACTTCGCCGCCGCCACCATCCTTCGCGATGCCGGCTTCGAGCAGTTCGATGTTGTCGCGGGTGGAGAGACCGCAGGTATCCCCTTTGCCGCCATGCTTGCCGAGCGCCTTGCCCTGCCGATGATCTATGTGCGCAAGGCGCCGAAGGGCCACGGCCGCAACGCGCAGATCGAAGGCCTTATGCCGGAAGGCGCGCGCGTGCTGGTCATCGAGGATCTGACGACTGCCGGCGGCTCGATGTTCAAGTTCATCGATGCGATCCGCCTGGCCGGTGGCATTGTCGATCATGGTATCGCGCTCTTCTACTACGACATCTTCCCGGAAGCCCGTGGCCAGATGAAGGACAAGGGCGTGACGCTGCACAATATCGCCACCTGGCGCAACGTGCTGGCAGTGGCGAAGGAGCAGAAGCTTTTCGATGAGAAGACGCTGTCTGAGGTCGAAGCCTTCCTCAACGCACCGCTCGAATGGTCCGGCCGCAATGGCGGCGTCAGTGCGATAGCGACGGCTTAA
- a CDS encoding carbohydrate kinase family protein — MIVCCGEALIDMLPRQTQAGEAAFAPYAGGAIFNTAIALGRLGISTGFFTGLSDDMFGDILRDTLKGSNVDFGPCATLSLHTTLAFVKLVNGSATYAFFDENTAGRMITHEHLPALGDFCEALHFGAISLIPEPCGSTYEALMAREHAKRVISFDPNIRPGFIKDAEAHKARMLRMAAMSDIIKFSDEDLDWFGETGSHDELVAKWLTRGPKLVVITKGKDGADGFTVRGKVSVPGESVTVVDTVGAGDTFDAGILASLKLNGLLTKQAVASLSQDAVRDALTLGAKAAAVTVSRAGANPPWAHEIGM, encoded by the coding sequence ATGATCGTTTGCTGCGGAGAAGCCCTGATCGATATGCTGCCGCGCCAGACGCAGGCGGGTGAGGCGGCCTTTGCCCCCTATGCCGGTGGCGCGATCTTCAACACAGCGATTGCGCTTGGACGTCTCGGCATTTCGACCGGCTTCTTCACTGGTCTTTCCGACGACATGTTCGGTGATATCCTGCGCGATACGCTCAAAGGCAGCAATGTCGATTTTGGCCCCTGCGCTACGCTCTCGCTGCACACGACACTCGCCTTCGTCAAGCTCGTCAACGGCTCGGCGACCTACGCCTTTTTCGACGAGAATACCGCCGGTCGCATGATCACGCATGAGCACCTGCCGGCGCTTGGCGATTTCTGCGAAGCCCTGCATTTCGGCGCGATCAGCCTCATTCCCGAGCCTTGCGGCTCGACCTATGAAGCGCTGATGGCGCGCGAGCACGCAAAACGCGTCATCTCCTTCGACCCCAACATCCGCCCCGGATTTATCAAGGATGCTGAGGCCCACAAGGCGCGCATGCTGCGCATGGCGGCGATGTCGGACATCATCAAGTTCTCTGACGAGGACCTCGATTGGTTCGGCGAGACGGGTAGTCATGACGAACTGGTTGCGAAGTGGCTGACACGTGGACCGAAACTGGTGGTCATAACCAAGGGCAAGGACGGCGCCGATGGTTTTACCGTCCGCGGCAAGGTTTCCGTGCCGGGTGAAAGCGTCACCGTCGTCGATACGGTCGGCGCTGGCGACACATTTGATGCCGGCATCCTCGCCTCGCTGAAGCTCAACGGCCTCCTGACCAAGCAAGCCGTCGCCTCGCTCAGCCAGGACGCCGTTCGCGACGCCCTCACGCTTGGGGCGAAGGCCGCGGCCGTGACCGTGTCGCGCGCGGGCGCCAATCCGCCCTGGGCACACGAAATCGGCATGTAA
- a CDS encoding glycosyltransferase family 4 protein, with protein sequence MDTKILVVSDAWHPQVNGVVRTLDELSRTVAEQGGTIHFLTPDRFATIPLPFYPDIRLALPTRRQVADEIDAIEPDYIHIATEGPLGLVARRICLQRGLPFTTSYHTRFPEFVSARLPIPESWSYWWLRQFHNSGNGMMVATATLGTEMAARGFRNIKRWTRGIDTNLFNPSRRREDWLPRPIFLNVGRVAVEKNLPAFLDLNLPGSKVIVGDGPDLARLKQKYPDVHFLGKQMGVDLATIYASADVFVFPSRVDTFGNVILEALASGCPVAAFPVTGPRDILGDGSGALSTDLGQAALEALDMSREKAREKALTYSWAECGRQFLSNLTRVPKNAFPKRSRRLGSYS encoded by the coding sequence GTGGATACGAAGATTCTGGTGGTGAGCGATGCCTGGCATCCCCAGGTCAATGGTGTCGTCAGGACGCTGGATGAACTGTCGCGCACGGTGGCGGAACAGGGTGGCACGATCCACTTCCTGACGCCGGATCGCTTTGCGACTATTCCCCTGCCGTTTTATCCCGACATCCGCCTTGCCTTGCCGACCCGGCGGCAGGTGGCTGACGAAATCGACGCAATCGAACCCGACTACATCCACATTGCGACTGAAGGTCCGCTCGGCCTTGTCGCTCGCCGCATCTGCCTGCAGCGCGGCCTGCCGTTCACGACCAGTTATCACACCCGCTTCCCTGAATTCGTTAGTGCTCGCTTACCTATACCGGAAAGCTGGAGTTACTGGTGGCTGCGCCAGTTCCACAATTCCGGCAATGGCATGATGGTGGCGACCGCGACGCTCGGGACGGAAATGGCGGCGCGGGGTTTCCGCAATATCAAGCGCTGGACGCGCGGCATTGACACTAATCTTTTCAACCCGTCGCGTCGCCGCGAGGATTGGTTGCCAAGGCCGATCTTCCTGAATGTCGGCCGTGTCGCGGTCGAAAAGAACCTGCCGGCTTTTCTCGATCTCAATCTTCCCGGCAGCAAGGTCATCGTCGGCGATGGACCCGATTTGGCGAGACTCAAGCAGAAGTATCCGGACGTGCATTTTCTCGGCAAGCAGATGGGTGTGGACCTCGCAACGATATACGCCTCGGCGGATGTCTTCGTCTTCCCCAGTCGCGTCGATACCTTCGGCAACGTCATTCTCGAGGCGTTGGCGAGCGGATGTCCTGTTGCCGCCTTTCCGGTGACGGGACCGCGCGACATTCTGGGAGATGGCAGTGGAGCGCTTTCCACAGACCTGGGGCAGGCCGCGCTCGAGGCGTTGGACATGTCGCGGGAGAAGGCACGGGAAAAGGCGTTGACCTACAGCTGGGCCGAATGCGGACGCCAGTTCCTGTCAAACCTGACCCGCGTGCCGAAAAACGCTTTCCCCAAACGGAGCCGCCGATTGGGTTCTTATTCTTGA